The genomic segment CTCATTAAACAACAAGTTTCAAAACTTAGTCAATTAAAAGCCATCAGTATCGATGAATTTGCAGTTTTAAAACGCCATAAATATGGAGTTAGCATTACAGATCCAATTAATCGGGAGTTAATTGACATTTTACCTACTCGCAAAAAGGATGATTTAATTGACTACTTTAATTGTTGGGAAGATGAACAAAGACGACAGATTCAATCGATCTCTATGGATATGTGGCGGCCGTTCAAAGCAGTAGCAGATGCAGCATTTACTCATGCAAAAATTGTTATAGATAAATTTCATCTTGTAACTTTAATGAACAGAGCCCTTGATGAAGTTAGAAAACAAGTTCAACAAACAGTAAATAATCATCAGAGAAGAAAGTTTTTTCAAAGTCGTTTATTACTCCAAAAACGAGCTGAAGAATTGACAGATGAAGAACATGAAAAGCTCATCAAATTATTTGAACTCAGTCCAGCTCTAGAAAAGGCCTGGGAATTAAAAGAGGAATTCAGAGACTTATTGCAGCTAGATGATGTGAAAGAAGCCACCAGAGCTCTAAAAAGGTGGTATAAAGAAGTAATAAAAAGCAAGCTGATGCCTTTTTACCAGGTAAAAAAGATAATACAAAGATGGGAAGAAAAAATACTAAATTATTTTAAGACTAAGATAACCAATGGCTTTGCTGAGGGTATCAATAACAAGATTAAATTGATCAAAAGGATTGGATATGGTGTTCCAAATGTTATGAATCTAAGGAGAAGAGTATTTAATGCAATGTTAAGTTATTAAATTTAAATGTTTATTTCAAAATCAATTTACCAATCAATTCAACGGAGCCAACTTATCTTTCACAACATTTGACGGAGAGCCAAAATATCTAAATAAATCATTGCTTTTTTTTCATTTATTTTATCTACTTTCTTTGATATTAAAATTGATGTTAAAACTCTAACTACAGCATTTATTGCCACTAATATACCCATAATGCTGGTAGCATTCTTTTGACCTAAAAGCAATGACATAATTACTAATGAATGAAAAATATCTCCTGTTATACTTATATTTCTAGAATAATAATAATATTTGAAATTTTTATTTAAACTTAAAAACAACTTACCCCCTCCTCAAATATCAAATATTCCGTCAAATTTTTTCCTTTTTTCAAAGGACAAAAGCTTGATTTTTCCTTGTAGGCTCGAGATTTTCCTAAAAAAAAGAATCCCTCCCCTTTGAGTAATAAGGGCCAAACCACAACTTGCTACTCAGAATGGAGGGATTCATAAGTTCTGATTCGTCAATACAATACATAATATCCTCTTAAAATCTTTATTAAATTCTTCTTAATCTCTTTTTGGTTCTCTCTTAATATTTCCGATTTGATTTTAAACCATCTAACCAGATTGATAACAGCTACTATAAACTAAACAGTTTTGATGATTCTTTACCTTTATATCTTAAATTTCTTCACTATTTCCTCAAGCTGTTCTGCAATTAAGTTCAACTCTGTACTCGCACTACTCACCTGCTGTGCACCTTCACTCTGTTGCTCTATTCCCTTTGCCATCTCTTGTATCTGCATCGCCACATCTGACACTGCCTTCGATCCCGTATCCATTGTACTTGCCATCTCTTCCGCTACTACGCTCTGTTCCTGTGTGCTCGCAGCTATGTTTTGCGTCATATCGAGTACGTTATTTATTTGCTCCTCTATCTCCTTAAATTGCTCTGTAAGCTTCTTTACCTTTTTTACCGTTTCATTTACCATCATTTCTACACTACTCGTTGCCGTATTCGCTTTCTCAGTTCCTTCTTGTATCTGTTTCAAAATGTTTGCTATCTGTTCCGTTGAAATCCTGCTTTCTTCTGCAAGTTTCCTTATCTCATCAGCAACTACCGCAAAACCCCTTCCAGCTTCTCCTGCCCTCGCCGCTTCTATAGCCGCGTTAAGTGCGAGTAAGTTAGTCTGTTCCGCTATTCTCGATATCGTATAAACTATCTCTCCTATGTTCTGTGTTTGAGATGCAACCTTCTGTACTATATGCAATGTTTCTTTGACCTCTTTTGCTTCCTTGTTCATACTCGCCACAACCTCATCTACAGCCTTTCCACCAAGCTGAGCTACTTCTACAGCATGCTCTGCATTTACTGAAAGTTCCTGTGCTGCTTTAGAGATGTTTTGTATGCTTGCCGATACTTCTTCAACAGCACATGTTACCTCTTCAATAGACGCCGAAGCGTTCTGTACGTTCTTATCTACATTCTCAGCCTGTGAGGAAAGCTCCTCGGAAGATGCACTCTGTTCCTGTGCAACTGCTGCAAGGTCCGTTGCAGCTTTGTTTATGTTTCGTGCTGTTTGAACTACATTAGCTATTGTTTCCCTCAAACTATTAGCCATTTCGTTGAGCGCCCGTGCCATCTGTGCAATTTCATCTTTACCTTTTGCATCAAATTGCACAGAGAAATCTCCTAAAGCAAGAATTTTTATTTTTTCCTCCATAGTTTTGAGAGGTTTCAATTTTTTATTCAAATATAAGTAAATAATAAAAGATACAAAAATGATAACACCAAAAATTATAATACTCTGATAAGTTTTCTCCTTCAACAATTTGAAATAGTTAGTTTGGATAACGGCTTTAAGATATGCAACAATCTTGCCCTCAAAATTCTCAATTGGTATCAGCATAACTGATTTATCATAACTTTTTAGTAATTCATAAGTAACTTTCCCTTCTTTAACATCTTTAATGTTTTCTTCGCTAATTTTATAAATATCGTTCTCTTGAGTACCTATGAAATCTTTTCCTTCCCAGCTAATACCCTTCTGGAGGATATAAAGAAACCACTCACCACCGTATCGTTTTTTCAACTCGTTCAAGAACGCTAGCCCAAAATCCATACCGAGTTCAACCGATCCTATATGTTTTCCCCTATAAAAGACGGGAACAACTCCCCTTATACCAAATCCAGCTTTCCCCTGCTCCACACCTTTTACAGGTTTTAATGAGGTGTTAACGTCCACAACCGTTTTTCTGAACGAAGATAGTTCATCACCGTATTTCTGTGGTGAATGGACTCTTAGAAAACTAGTTGCTACTGGTTTATGGTATTGGAACTGGCTAGTTTTAAAGTCCTCCTTTAAGCCTTTCCATAGGCTCTCCATCATTTTATAGAGTTCTTCTCTATTCTCATTTGCAAAAAGTGAATTGGCTTCTTGATTCTGGGCAATAATATATGCCCCCAAAAAGGCAGAATAGGATTTTGACTCAATCAAATCTTTGACGATTTTAGATAGTTGCAGCATTCTTTCTTCTTCCATTAATTTCATCATTTTTTGTTGATCTTTAAATTCAAAAAATAGAAATAATGCCATTGTTACACTGAAAATCATAATCATTATAAGTACCACCTGAGTTTTCAAACTCTTCACGATAGAATACCTCCTGAATATCTAGTAAGTATATATTAGGCAATTATAAAATCCCAAAATAGCTATAAATGCTTCAATCGACAGGAATCAAATTTATACGAAAGCATTTACTATCGCATCAAAACCACCGGCTATTCCTATTATCAATCTATCCGGATTGTAAACCCGTGATAGGTGATAATAAGAAAGCCTATCTTTTAAGCAAGCATAGGTACCCAGATTTGAGTCCAGTTCAAGGCAGATAACTTTGTTATTCAACGAAACTAGAAGGCTTATGGAAAAGTCAACCTTTTAAAAATGAAAAAAATTTTTTCAAAGGTATCTTGTTTGAAAAATTTTAATTAAACCATCTTTAACTTATTGTAAGGAATAGTTTTCCCTCCTTTCTCCTTTAACCAGTTTAACTAAACCTTTTGAGGTTTGCTACTAATGCTGTCCAAATAGCTTGAAAACCAAATTTTCGCTTGACAAAAAACTGTCTCTGGCGTAATCTATGACGGTTTAGCACTTCATTATTCATTCGTTCAATTCTCTTTGGAAATTTTTACGAATACTTCAATCTCATGTTCCCTAAATTCAACCCGGCCATCAGCATTCCCACAAGCACAACCTGCAAAGACTTCTTTCGGATGTTCTCCATATATTTCTTTTTAATATGTATTAAAACGAATCAAAGTAGATATATCAAACCCTTCGTAATCAAGCGAAATGTTTAAAACATACTCCCAGGAGAGATCTCATCTGACGCGGCGAATAGCTTTCGTATCTGAAACATTATCATGATATTGTAGAAGGATAGTCTTATAAAGAATAGAAGAAGATACACTTTTTTGATTGCTATTTTGACAATATAATTCAGCAAAGTCATCTTCTTTAACCAAGATATCCTCAAATTCATAAAGTATATAATAAAACTAATCTTTATAGTTAAACTGCAAAAAGCTAATTTTTCGCTTCTTGAGAAATTTTTCAAATCATCTAAAGCTCGATTTCCAACGAAATAAGGCTTCCTAATCAAAGGGCCCTTCTGGCCCTTGATTAGCTCATCACCTCCTGTGATGAGGCCTTATTTCGTCGGAAATCTCGCTAAGATGATTTGGCGAAAAATTTCTATGTCGCTCAAAATTAGCTTTTTGCAGTATAATTATCTTTATCAAAACATCTGTAAAAATTACATCAATATCAAAAAGTGATTTTTGTTTAGATCGATAATAAATTTCCCTTTATTAATTGGTATTAATATGTGTTTATTATATCACATTTTATAAAAATATTAAAGATTTTAAAGATAAACACATAAAAAGCCCTTTATCTCGAAAAACGAAATAAAGGGCTTGAATCGTCTAATTTATTCACCAAGTTTGCCAGCAGCTTTTAAGCGGGCAATAGCACGCTCTAAGGCAGCCCTGGCCCTGGCTTCATCGATCTTTGCTGTCTTATTTCTAAGCCGTTCCTCTGCTCTTTGTTTAGCCCGTCTAGCCCGCTCTACATCAATCTCGTGAGGAAGTTCAGCAGTTTCAACCACCATTTTAATCTGATCAGGATGAACTTCCATAATCCCTCCACTGGTTGAAACTAAAAACTCCTCACCATCTTTTTTAACTTTAACTACACCAATCTTTATACCTGTTATAAGTGGAGCATGGCCTGGTAAAACTCCTAATAGTCCATCCAGAGCGGGAACTATGACCATTTCCACCTCATCACTAAAGACAACCCGTTCAGGAGTAATAATATCCATGGCAATGGTCCGTGCCATTTTTATTCGTCCTCCTCAAGTTGTTTCGCCTTTTCAATAGCTTCATCAATAGTTCCTACCATGTAGAATGCTTCTTCAGGTAAATCGTCGTGCTTGCCTTCCAAAATTTCTTTAAAGCCCCGAATTGATTCTTTCAATGGAACATATTTACCTGGCTTTCCGGTAAACTGTTCAGCAACGAAGAATGGCTGGGACAAGAAACGTTCAATCCGACGGGCACGGGCTACAATAATTTTATCCTCTTCACTCAATTCATCCATACCTAGAATGGCAATAATATCCTGAAGTTCTTTATAACGCTGTAAAGTCTCCTGAACTCCACGGGCTACATTATAATGTTCTTCCCCGATAACTCGCGGATCAAGAATCCGGGAAGTACTATCCAATGGATCCACCGCTGGATAAATACCTTTTTCTGCAATGGCACGGGAAAGAACAGTCGTAGCATCCAGGTGAGCAAAGGTTGTTGCTGGAGCCGGGTCAGTCAAGTCGTCCGCTGGCACATAAATAGCCTGAACAGAAGTAATGGAACCGGTCTTGGTAGATGTAATCCGCTCCTGAAGTTCTCCAACGTCAGTTGCCAGAGTAGGCTGATAACCTACCGCAGATGGCATCCGGCCTAACAGAGCAGATACCTCTGAACCTGCCTGGATGAAACGGAAGATATTGTCAATAAAGAGAAGCACATCTTTACCCATATCACGGAAGTATTCAGCCATAGTCAGACCAGCCAGACCAACCCTCATCCGCGCTCCAGGAGGTTCGTTCATTTGACCATAAACCATGGCAACTTTATCAATAACCCCAGATTCTTTCATCTCTAACCAGAGGTCATTCCCCTCACGGGTACGCTCACCTACACCGGTGAATACGGAATAACCTCCATGCTGAGTTGCAATATTATTAATTAGCTCCATAATCAATACCGTTTTACCTACACCAGCACCACCAAATAATCCAATCTTACCACCACGAGGATATGGAGCTAAAAGGTCAATAACTTTGATACCGGTCTCAAAAATCTCAGTCGCTGTCTCCTGCTCTTCAAGAGACGGAGCAGGCCGATGAATTGGCATTCTTTTATCGGTCTTAACTTCACCAGCTTTATCAATCGGTTCACCTATTACATTAAAGACCCGTCCTAAAACCTCTTCACCAACAGGAACGGAGATAGGTCCACCCAAATGAATAGCTTTCATCCCTCTTACTAAACCATCAGTAGAAGACATAGCAACACAGCGTACCCGTTTATCACCCAGATGGTGCATAACTTCTGCAATCAGGTTAATAGGCTGCCCGGTCATTTCACTAACTGGGCCTCCCTGTGGACCCTCCCGGCGCTCATCAACAATCTTAACAGCATCATAAATTTCTGGCAGTTGGCCGGATTCAAACTCTATATCAACAACAGGTCCCAAAACCTGAACAACTCTACCAATATTTTGACCGCTATTGGAGCTCATCATCTTAACCTCCTTCTTCCTTTACTTCAGTGCTTCAGCACCACCAACGATCTCAGAAATCTCTGTGGTGATGGCAGCCTGGCGCGCACGGTTGTAAGAGAGAATCAGATTGTCGATCATTTCTTGAGCATTCTCAGTGGCATTATCCATGGCTGTCATCCGCGCACCAAACTCACTGGCTTTCGCTTCCAATAAAGCACTGTAAATAATATTTTCCACATATCTGGGTAAAATCCAATCTAGCACTTCAACCGCAGAAGGTTCATAAATATAGTCGATTCTGCGCCCTTCCTCCTTTTTTTCTGGTACAACCGGAAGAAGGGGTATAATTGTCGGAATTTGAGTCATAGCAGATTGAAAGCGCATATACCCCAGATAGACTCTATCAAAAACTTCTGCTTCGTAAAGTTGAATTAATTCTGCACTGATCTTTTTTGCTATACGAAAATCAGGATAATCTTCAATTCCCAGATATTCAGAAACAATATTATATCCACGACGTTTGAAATAATCCCGTCCTTTACGACCAACAGTAATTAAACTGGTCTTGGATTTATCTTCAATATGTTGCTCAACTTCATTATTCATCTTCACATTATAACCGCCAGCAAGTCCCCGATCAGCAGTAATAACAAGATAGCCTACCTTTTTTCCACCCCGGTCAACTAAAAGGGGATGAGTTTCATCAAGCACAGCATTAGCTACATTTTTGAAGATGGATCTGGTTGCTTCAAAGAAGGTTCTAGCACCTTCAGCCCGCTCCTGGGCCCGCCTGAGTTTGGCAGCAGCAACCATCTTCATCGCCCGTGTAATCTTTTGAGTATTCTGTACACTTCTAATTCGACGTTTGATATCACGCATGGACTGCACTTTTTATTCACCTCACTTCCATGCCTTCAACCATTTTTCACTATGCTAAGTCTTCAATGGCCTCCTCAAGGGCCTCCTCTGAATTATTTTCAGTAAATCCCTCATTCTTACTGCTGACCTCAAATTTATCTAAAAATTCACGGATTGCTTCAACCAGTTTTTCTTCTATGTCTTTTTCCAGACGACCGGTTTCTTTGATAGCTTTAGGTACCTGTGGATAGTTATTATGGACAAATCTTAAGAATTCTTTTTCAAAACGTCTAATATCGCGAACAGGTATCTCATCAAGATAACCTTTAACAGCAGTATAAATAGAGATAACCTGATCTTCTACTTCCATTGGTGAATATTGCGGCTGTTTTAAAAGCTCAACAAGCCTGTTACCACGTGCCAGTCGTCTCTGCGTTGCTTTATCTAAATCAGAACCAAACTGAGCAAAGGCCTCCAATTCACGAAACTGAGAAAGATCGAGACGGAGAGAACCTGCTACAGATTTCATTGCTTTAATTTGAGCAGCCCCACCTACCCGGGATACGGAAATACCTACATTGATCGCAGGCCGCACACCGGAGTAGAAGAGTTCACTCTCCAAATAAATCTGTCCATCAGTTATAGAAATAACATTTGTCGGAATATAAGCTGATACATCTCCTGCCTGAGTCTCGATAATTGGCAGAGCAGTTAATGAGCCTCCGCCCATCTCCTCATTTAAACGGGCAGCGCGTTCCAAAAGACGGCTATGAAGATAGAAAACATCTCCAGGATAAGCTTCCCGTCCTGGTGGTCTTCTCAACAGAAGTGACATAGCACGGTATGCCACCGCATGCTTGGAAAGGTCATCATAAACAATCAATACATCCTTCCCCTGATACATAAAATGTTCTCCCATAGCACAACCAGCATATGGAGCGATATATTGGAGTGGTGCACTTTCACTTGCTGTAGCACTAACAACGATAGTATAATCCATAGCCCCATACTCTTTTAATCTCTCTACAATTTGTGCTACAGTAGAAGCTTTTTGACCAATCGCAACATATATACAGATTACATCTTTACCTTTCTGGTTGATAATGGTATCAATAGCAATGGCAGTTTTACCGGTCTGACGGTCTCCAATGATTAACTCACGCTGGCCACGACCAATGGGAATCATTGCATCGATAGCTTTGATACCTGTTTGTAATGGTGTATCTACCGGCTTTCTGTCAACTACACCCGGAGCCGGTGATTCAATAGGACGATAACCCTCGTTTTCAATAGGACCGCGACCATCAATAGGTTGTCCTAATGCATTAACAACACGACCAATCAATCCCTGACCAACAGGAACTTCAACAACCCGACCGGTCCGTTTGACGGTATCTCCTTCTTGTACTTTAGTTTGATCACCTAAAAGTACGCAACCAACACTATTTTCTTCCAGGTTAAAAGCCATACCCATTACACCATTGGGAAACTCCAACAACTCACCGGCCATAGCATCCTTAAGACCAAAAACCTGAGCAATTCCGTCACCAACACTGAGAACTGTACCCACACCTACTGTTTCAAGTTGGGTCTCATATTTTTTAATCTGTTCTTTTATAATGGAACTGATCTCTTCAGGTCTCAGATTCACTACTAACTCACCCCCAACTGACTAACCTGTATTTGAGCCAGATCTTCTCTCATTCTTTCTAGATGCCGCTTGATACTTCCATCAATAACTTTATCTCCAATCCGTAATCTTATCCCGCCAATGAGAGATGGATCTACAGTCACCTGTAATTCCACCTCTTTACCAGTCAATTCCTTCAACTTTTGCTTTAATTTGCTCTCATTTTCGGATGAAAGTTCAAATGCAGTATACACCTGAACTTCCACAATTCCCCTGGCTTCTTTAACCAGGTATTGAAAATATTCGATAATATCTTTCAACAGAGTTTGTCTACCTTTATCAATCAGTAGCAAAATAAAATTAAGAATCAGTGGCGAGAATTCAGACCCAAGGATTCTTTTAATTAAATCTCTTTTTTCAAAGTCAGGAATCTGCGGATGATTAAGTAATCTTTCCAGATCCGGTTGATCTGTTAATAATCGATTAATTTCGATAAGTTCCTGGTTAAATTGATCCAAACTATTCTCTTCAACAGCAAGATCAAAAAGAGCTTTTGTATATCTCTCAACTGCAGCATTTTTTAACATTTTGCTTCACCTAGCTTATCCTTATCTAATTGATCAATAAATTCCTCAACCAGGCGTTGATGCAGATTGTAATCAACAGATTCCTTCAGAAACTTGGTTGCAATCAACAAACTAATATCTGAGACTTCATCACGCAGTTGGCTCAATGCATGCCGCTTGGCCTGAGCAATCTCTTCCATGGCCCGTTCTTTAATTCGTTTTGCCTCTTCACGTGCTTCAGCAATAATTTCCTCACGCCGTTCATTACCCCGCTTCTCCGCTTGTGCAATAATCTCTTGAGCTTCATCACGGGCGGCTTTAAGTCTGGCTTCATATTTTTCAGCTAGTTCAGCTGCTTTCTTTTTACTTTTTTCAGCTTCTTCTAAATCAGACTTAATTTTTTCTCTCCGCTTATCTATCAAGTTCAGTAAGGGCTTATAAAAATATCTTTTTAAAAGAACGATCAAGACCAGGAAGTTAATAATCTCCCAGACCATAGTATAGTTTGGCAATATGCTCATTTATGCAAGCCCCCTCTCCTGGTTGGATCGTAACCTAAATATGCAAAAAAAAACTGTTTTTCAAACGGTGACAGAAGGAAAGATTTTTATCTTTCCTTCTGTATTTAAATAGCTATACTTTTTTAAGTTAAAACAAATAGCAATACAATTGCAATAACCAAAGAATAAATACCGGTGGACTCAGCTACCGCTTGACCTAAAAGCATAGTAACATAAATGTCACCACGTGCTTCTGGTTGACGGGCAACAGCTTCAACTGCTTTACCAGCTGCATAACCCTGACCTACACCAGGGCCAATACCTGCAATCATCGCAAACCCCGCACCCAGATAAGCAGCAGCAGTAATAATAATTTCCTTCCATTGAGCAATAATTTCAGGTGTCATTTATAATTTCCTCCTCTCTTAAAAGTAAAAATATAGATATATTAATTGTTAAATTTTTAGCCGTCCTTTGCGACAGCAATATAAACAATAGATAACATGGTAAAGATAAGAGCCTGAATCACTCCCACAAATAAGTCAAACCAGGCAATCAGTGGAACTGGCAAAAACCAGGGAATAAACTTCATGGCAATTCCCAGAATAATTCCTCCACCCAAAATATTTCCAAAAAGACGGAAGGAGTGAGAAACAGGTTTTGCCATTTCCGAGATTATATTTAAAGGCAGTAAAAAAGGTACCGGTTGAGCAAATCCCTTTAAATAATTCCAGACGCCCTGTGCCTTAGAACCGGCATAGTGACTGACAACAAAAACTACCAGGGCAAAACCCAAAGTAGTATTCAAGTCAGCTGTCGGATTATTAACAAAAGGAATAAAACCGCTCAGATTGGAAACTCCGATAAAGAGAAAAATAGTTCCAATCAATGGTAAATATTTGCGCCCTTCACCGGGCATCAACCCATCAATAAAATCTATAATGGTAGTTACAAATACCTCAGCTACCATTTGCAAACGTCCCGGAATCATCTTAAGATTGCTAGTAACCACCTTTGCAAAAATAATCAAAAGGATTACAATAACCCAGGCAGTTACTAAAGTATCAGTAATAAAGGGGACGTTATTAATTGAAACCAACACCTTGGGCCCTACATTCAAAACCTTTCACCTCACTTTCTTATGGCTTTTTTAAGAATGTTTTGAACTTAGATTCATAAAGATTAACAAGCACCTGCCAGAAAGCCCAACTTAAAAGGCCAATTTTAATGGTTAAAAGTCCAATTATAGCTCCACCAAAGCTAAAATCTTGACGTTTGTAAGCTACAGCCAGAGTACCTGCATAAATCAAATAACGAATCAGATACTGTACCATTATATAACTTTTGGCCTTCTTCTCAGACATCTCAAGAGCTTTCTTTGTTGTACTGGCCAATCGAAAAAACATTAGTAAAGAAATAACCAGGCCAAAAAGATAACCCCGTAAAATATTAAAATTTCCCGATATCAATATAAGTATAACCAAAAACCCCGCAGTTCTTACCACTTGTTTGATAATTTGCCTTTCTGTTCTTAAATTTATTTTCACATCAATCATCCTTTTTTCGCCTGTTAAAGTACCGACTTATCAACTGATAGATTGACCAAAATCCGGCACCTACACCTATTATCATAAAAAAAGGTGTTAGAAAAAATGAGTACCCTAATAACCGATCCAGAAATCGACCAATAAAAAAGGCAATCCCAACTGAAACAACCATAGTTAATCCTAACTGAGAGATTAGAGCGATCATTTGGATAATAAGTTGCCAATCTTTGCTTTTCATAATATAACCTCTCTTCTAAAAAAATACCATATAACTGAGATTGCCC from the Anoxybacter fermentans genome contains:
- a CDS encoding AtpZ/AtpI family protein — translated: MKSKDWQLIIQMIALISQLGLTMVVSVGIAFFIGRFLDRLLGYSFFLTPFFMIIGVGAGFWSIYQLISRYFNRRKKDD